One genomic region from Hyalangium ruber encodes:
- a CDS encoding EcsC family protein, protein MKEVEDQSQGRKLLTVVERIIADTDSLIALSQEHLRRAQQQKLDDELATIEAAALEVVRHFSNRTAITGGLAAAPALIPGAGTLLAAAGGTLADMGMVLKYEVEMALVLSHLYGFDITQDKERQLAFLMASVSTYNAKSGRNFFVDVAHAESIAIWKYAPREVSKMLVSVFTKIALMQLSKSLLRALPLVGIAVGSSMNKVLTGRVGERCMQDLKVRRQFAKEQAPAEEVVEAKVRKPKKKKKAS, encoded by the coding sequence ATGAAGGAAGTCGAGGACCAGAGCCAGGGGCGCAAGCTGCTAACCGTGGTTGAGCGCATCATCGCCGACACGGACAGCCTGATCGCGCTCTCCCAGGAGCACCTGCGCCGCGCCCAGCAGCAGAAGCTGGACGACGAGCTGGCCACGATCGAGGCGGCGGCGCTGGAGGTGGTCCGTCACTTCTCCAACCGCACCGCCATCACCGGTGGCCTGGCGGCGGCCCCAGCGCTCATCCCCGGCGCGGGCACCCTGCTGGCGGCCGCGGGCGGCACGCTGGCGGACATGGGCATGGTGCTCAAGTACGAGGTGGAGATGGCGCTGGTGCTCAGCCACCTCTACGGCTTCGACATCACCCAGGACAAGGAGCGCCAGCTCGCCTTCCTCATGGCGTCCGTGAGCACCTACAACGCCAAGAGCGGCCGTAACTTCTTCGTGGATGTGGCGCACGCCGAGAGCATCGCCATCTGGAAGTACGCGCCCCGCGAAGTGTCGAAGATGCTGGTGAGCGTGTTCACCAAGATCGCCTTGATGCAGCTCTCCAAGAGCCTGCTGCGCGCGCTGCCGCTGGTGGGCATCGCCGTGGGCTCCTCGATGAACAAGGTGCTCACTGGCCGCGTGGGCGAGCGCTGCATGCAGGACCTCAAGGTGCGGCGTCAGTTCGCGAAGGAGCAGGCACCGGCCGAGGAAGTGGTGGAGGCCAAGGTCCGCAAGCCCAAGAAGAAGAAGAAGGCGAGTTGA